gttctacatgatatggactacaactttcatttaaggtccaacctcaaaactagtatagaacctgctgttctactttgaccaaagtaggatcacgttgaagcttaaattatcctttttgatccattggagtattttcttggcatttgcccaacatgaacctttcatgacttttgttgtagagttcatctagagtcatttgggcaagtttgcaaggtttggttgatgacctacatttccattcacttaatagtgcaattcaagcacttagcaaagtcattccaataaggatataacttatcattttatgtgactttttgattccaaacttcctaaaacttttccagtgatcaatatagatggatattgatgtgagacatatgaaagaagcaccttcaacatcacttaggtatatatatctgaaaagggccaatatacaagcaaaggtgtaatatccaagtttaggttggggctcaattccataggtttgaccttgacatcttcatcatcacttaatatgccatgtttgagcttaaacccattgcttaactagtggcaaacacctggggtgttacagaccTTGGGTCCCATCTTGTGGGATTTTGAGGCCATGACACTGTCCTTCTGGCGCGACGGTAGACGCGTCCTTTGGCAGGGCGTGCGCAGCCATGACGTGGCAGTCCCATAGCAGCACCTCGCTGCACTCTTCATCGATGCCCAGCAGCCACTCATGGACTTGCTGCTACAGCAGCAGAGCGCCGTCTTCGATGAGCCCACAGGGCTCCCAGCGGTGCGCCTAtacgaccaccgcatccacctaCTACCCGACACCGCTCCGGTCACAATGCGCCCGTACCGCTACCCCTAGCTGCAGAAGGACGAGCTGGAATGATAGTGTGCGCCCATGCTCGCCCAGGGCATCATCCGACCGAGCACCTCTCCGTTCTCTGCACCCGTCTTGTTGGTATGGAAGGCGGACAAGTCTTGGTGCTTTTGCATCGACTACCACGCCCTCAACGCCAAGACTTCCAAGGACAAGTTCCCGATTCTAGTGGTGGATGAGCTGCTTGATGAGCTCCAAGGCgctcgcttcttcaccaagctcgatctGCGCTCTGGTATCATTAGGTGCGGATGCATTCCGACGACATCGATAAGACTACCTTCCACACGCATCATGACCActacgagttcctggtgatgTCGTTTGGGCTCTCCAATGCCCCAGCAACTTTCTAGACCTTGATGAACGATGTGCTCTGACCCTACCTATGGAGGTTCGTGCTGGTATTTTTCAATGATATTTTGATCTACAGCTCTTCATGGGCTGAGCACCTGTAGCACGTCAACATCGTCCTCAATGCGTCGCGGGCACATCATCTTCACCTGAAGCGCTCCAAGTGCTCATTTGGGGCGACATCGGTGGCCTATCTAGGCCATGTGATCTCCGAGGGCGGCGTTGCCATGGATGCCGACAAGGTCTCCGCCGTTGCGGCATGGTCGACGCCACGCTCCACCCGGGGCCTCCCCAACTTTTTG
The nucleotide sequence above comes from Miscanthus floridulus cultivar M001 chromosome 18, ASM1932011v1, whole genome shotgun sequence. Encoded proteins:
- the LOC136523431 gene encoding uncharacterized mitochondrial protein AtMg00860-like encodes the protein MDLLLQQQSAVFDEPTGLPAHVNIVLNASRAHHLHLKRSKCSFGATSVAYLGHVISEGGVAMDADKVSAVAAWSTPRSTRGLPNFLGLAGYYWKFIWDFGLIAAPLTRLLRRDVFAWDDDAAVAFEELKSALTTGPVL